taaataccacgagaacacttgtgcttgtatggtgaatatagaacacttttttactttgatcctcccatgcaaaatTCTTTatacagctaagtttcctgccgaCGATTATCCTTGCATACCACTTTGGATGAAAACAGTATGTTGCAATCAGTAGTCCTTTTTGATGTGACCAATTATAGTTTTTAGTTCAATCACAGACAGTGAGCATGCAGATTATGGCTGGCAGATGAGATTCAATACCAAGTTCATGTCATATGGTGACATGTGACTTCATAATAAAAAGAATAGCCTTGTGCTGTCTGCTTTAATTTAGTAGGGAGGCATGCTAGACATTCTTAGATTTTACAACATGTTTGCAAGTTGGCATTTTTCAAAAAGTTAACCATTTGAAAAAATATATAACTCATTATACGATAACAGGAGTTAATTAACTAATGTAaacatttgtttgttttgtggtGTACATTAATGGACTGGTATGTccaaactctctaatagaacatacacttgcacTACTTTGATTAGCTAATACAGTTAACAATTATTTTAATATCACATTTTCTTAGGGGTTGTTTGCAGATCTGAAGAGACCACCTGATACTTTAGAAGATCTCAAATTTGTTCTCAGTGTTATTGCCAATATTAGAGCAACTTCTTTAACTGTGGAATTGAAATATCGTGACATTCGTGAGAGATATCGTACTCTAGTGATGTATGATGTACAGGTACTTACACGTGTGTAAATATACAGCAGTGTTCACCAT
This genomic interval from Dysidea avara chromosome 15, odDysAvar1.4, whole genome shotgun sequence contains the following:
- the LOC136246001 gene encoding dynein axonemal heavy chain 10-like isoform X1; this translates as MQLEDNLEGLFADLKRPPDTLEDLKFVLSVIANIRATSLTVELKYRDIRERYRTLVMYDVQVPEEELKLSDGLEQMWLDLFKEAKMVDHSLVTEEEVHNNNL
- the LOC136246001 gene encoding dynein axonemal heavy chain 10-like isoform X2; this encodes MKTGLFADLKRPPDTLEDLKFVLSVIANIRATSLTVELKYRDIRERYRTLVMYDVQVPEEELKLSDGLEQMWLDLFKEAKMVDHSLVTEEEVHNNNL